The following are from one region of the candidate division WOR-3 bacterium genome:
- a CDS encoding DUF5668 domain-containing protein: MKSAFILIFIGLLIWFLNLGYLSFFKWSRDWPLIIVFVGIYMIISSLGKRNRIKKSKRRKVLEILERLEKGEINVDEAKKEIEDL; encoded by the coding sequence ATGAAAAGTGCTTTTATACTGATTTTCATAGGTCTTTTAATATGGTTTTTAAATCTTGGTTATTTATCTTTTTTTAAATGGTCAAGGGATTGGCCTCTTATAATAGTTTTTGTGGGAATTTATATGATAATTTCCTCTCTTGGAAAAAGAAATAGAATAAAAAAGTCAAAAAGAAGAAAAGTTTTAGAAATTCTTGAAAGATTGGAAAAGGGAGAAATAAATGTTGATGAAGCAAAAAAGGAAATTGAAGATTTATGA
- a CDS encoding FlgD immunoglobulin-like domain containing protein — MIDFILLFLFSQPPSNGIFGAKIKGIEVQEFEPTHLQKFIQFTTTTSGEWVILQAVASLSGGGTATGDILASKVKGLQINETSQLPENEYFSGFNTSGPDANGFYTLSAITNLGNSYDILRTKLKLTEINNYAVSGYHIRRFYTSGPDTDGFVWLLVDIDQVGIKERAGKELEETKIKIYNDLTKIAPNPASDFTRIYYSLSEKAHVKIYVYDKKGSIVKKIKDEEQNKGIYRIFWGLEDNNGLLVPSGEYFIKMEIGNKFKKTKKITIIR, encoded by the coding sequence ATGATAGATTTTATCTTATTATTTCTATTTTCACAGCCTCCATCAAATGGAATATTTGGTGCTAAAATAAAAGGGATAGAGGTCCAGGAATTTGAACCTACCCATTTACAGAAATTCATCCAGTTCACAACAACAACTTCAGGTGAATGGGTCATTCTCCAGGCAGTAGCATCCCTCTCTGGTGGTGGAACTGCTACAGGTGACATTCTTGCATCAAAAGTTAAAGGACTCCAAATTAACGAAACATCTCAACTCCCTGAAAATGAATACTTTTCTGGATTTAACACCTCAGGTCCTGATGCAAATGGATTTTACACATTGAGTGCAATCACAAACCTCGGAAACAGTTACGATATTTTAAGAACAAAGCTTAAACTAACTGAAATCAATAACTACGCAGTCTCTGGCTATCACATAAGAAGATTTTATACAAGTGGTCCTGATACAGATGGCTTTGTATGGCTCCTTGTTGATATAGACCAGGTTGGTATAAAGGAAAGAGCTGGAAAAGAACTTGAAGAAACTAAAATTAAAATTTATAATGACCTAACAAAAATTGCACCAAACCCTGCCTCTGATTTCACAAGAATATATTATTCCTTATCTGAAAAAGCACATGTAAAAATCTATGTTTATGACAAAAAGGGAAGTATTGTAAAAAAAATAAAGGATGAGGAACAAAATAAAGGTATTTACAGAATATTCTGGGGACTTGAAGACAATAATGGCTTATTAGTTCCTTCAGGTGAATATTTCATAAAAATGGAAATAGGAAATAAATTTAAAAAAACAAAGAAAATTACTATTATAAGATAG
- a CDS encoding 2,3-bisphosphoglycerate-independent phosphoglycerate mutase has product MKIIREIYSKNNKKILLFVIDGMSGLPLNGKTEMECAKKPNLDNLAKNSSCGRILPVEWGITPGSGPAHLSLFGYNPFKYQIGRGVLEALGVGADLKKKDVAIRCNFCTIDENGIVTDRRAGRIETEESKKLVEKIKGEIKKIEDVEVILYPGKEHRFVLILRGEDISPELNDTDPLKEGKKPKELIPRDKKAEKTKRVIETFLNKVKEILKGEKRANFVLLRGFSSLPEWETFEEKWGLKACGIAYYPMYRGLAKLVGMDTPEGITKFEEAIKVLKEKIKDYDFIYLHYKETDKKGEDGDFEGKVKEIERVDKFIPEIVDLGFDVIAITADHSTPAVLKSHSWHPTPLLIYSKTQEPDPCEKFDEREVLKGYLGTIKGYKLMPLLLALSGKLEKFGA; this is encoded by the coding sequence ATGAAAATTATAAGAGAGATCTATTCAAAAAATAATAAAAAAATTCTACTTTTTGTTATTGATGGCATGTCAGGACTTCCATTAAACGGAAAAACTGAAATGGAATGCGCTAAAAAACCTAACCTTGATAACCTGGCAAAAAATTCAAGCTGTGGAAGAATTTTACCCGTTGAATGGGGAATAACACCGGGTAGCGGACCTGCACACCTTTCCCTCTTTGGTTATAATCCATTTAAATACCAGATTGGAAGAGGAGTTTTAGAGGCACTTGGAGTTGGAGCTGACCTTAAAAAGAAAGATGTAGCAATAAGATGCAATTTTTGCACCATAGATGAAAATGGAATTGTTACCGATAGAAGAGCAGGAAGAATTGAAACCGAAGAATCAAAAAAACTTGTTGAAAAAATAAAAGGTGAAATAAAAAAAATAGAAGATGTTGAAGTAATTCTTTATCCTGGAAAAGAACACAGATTTGTTTTAATTTTAAGGGGTGAGGACATTTCTCCTGAATTAAATGATACTGACCCGCTTAAAGAGGGAAAAAAACCTAAGGAACTTATCCCAAGGGATAAAAAGGCAGAAAAAACAAAAAGGGTAATTGAAACTTTTTTAAATAAAGTAAAAGAAATTTTAAAAGGGGAAAAAAGAGCAAATTTTGTTCTTTTAAGGGGATTTTCCTCCCTACCTGAATGGGAAACTTTTGAAGAAAAATGGGGATTAAAAGCCTGTGGAATAGCCTATTATCCTATGTACAGAGGACTTGCAAAACTTGTTGGAATGGATACACCTGAAGGAATAACAAAATTTGAAGAAGCAATTAAAGTTTTAAAAGAAAAAATTAAAGATTATGATTTTATATACCTTCATTATAAGGAAACAGATAAAAAGGGAGAAGATGGAGATTTTGAAGGTAAAGTTAAGGAAATTGAAAGAGTTGATAAATTTATTCCTGAAATTGTTGATCTTGGATTTGATGTTATAGCAATTACGGCAGATCACTCAACCCCTGCTGTATTAAAGAGCCATTCCTGGCATCCAACACCCCTTCTTATTTATTCGAAAACACAGGAACCTGACCCATGCGAAAAATTTGATGAAAGGGAAGTTTTAAAGGGTTATCTTGGAACAATAAAAGGTTATAAATTAATGCCTCTTTTACTAGCTCTTTCAGGTAAACTGGAAAAATTCGGTGCCTGA
- a CDS encoding MFS transporter has translation MIKGKERIIIFWLSQFISAVGDNLFFASLLFLILLIEKEKASFKAGITSFSETLPYLIFGIFAGFLVDRFKKKKVMIYSDFLRALILFLVPLLYKNNLLNFITLSISAFLLSSFSSFFFPARDSVIPKIAEGKTLLRINAFIQSSTQIAQVIGTFLAGFLLTILKGDPVNKILNLFLIDGITFLISFALIGILFIPEDKKTKIPLKSDFIEGLKFILKDKLLRGLLILTALDNLFIMGPAVVGANLLIKNYFNLKAHHLAYFHSFLSFGWLVGTIFIAKYGIYYKKGLLLIFGIFMDGITYIPFIFIKNYYLALLMILIHGFFISFITVPRTTLIQEYVPERFIARVFSMIQLTVIGFMALSSLLTGILGEFLLPPLLFLIGGSGGALTGLFAFFFFKTLKKI, from the coding sequence ATGATTAAGGGAAAAGAAAGAATTATAATTTTCTGGTTAAGTCAATTTATCTCAGCAGTGGGAGATAATCTCTTTTTTGCCTCTCTTTTATTTCTTATTCTCTTAATTGAAAAAGAAAAAGCATCCTTTAAAGCAGGAATAACAAGTTTTTCTGAAACTTTGCCCTATTTAATTTTTGGTATTTTTGCTGGATTCCTTGTTGATAGATTTAAAAAAAAGAAAGTTATGATATATTCTGACTTTTTAAGGGCACTTATTTTATTTTTGGTTCCTTTACTTTATAAGAATAATCTTTTAAATTTTATCACTTTGTCAATTTCCGCTTTTTTGCTTTCAAGTTTTTCAAGCTTTTTCTTTCCTGCAAGAGATTCCGTTATTCCAAAGATTGCTGAAGGAAAAACTCTTTTAAGGATAAATGCTTTTATTCAGAGTTCAACACAGATTGCTCAGGTTATTGGAACCTTTTTGGCTGGATTTTTACTTACAATTTTAAAAGGTGACCCTGTTAATAAAATTCTTAATTTATTTTTAATTGACGGCATAACTTTTCTTATATCTTTCGCACTTATTGGAATTTTATTTATTCCTGAAGATAAAAAAACTAAAATTCCTCTTAAAAGTGATTTTATTGAAGGTTTAAAATTCATTTTAAAGGATAAACTTTTAAGAGGTCTTCTAATTCTTACTGCTCTTGATAATCTCTTTATTATGGGACCTGCTGTTGTTGGTGCAAATCTTTTAATAAAAAATTATTTTAATTTAAAAGCACATCACCTCGCTTACTTTCACTCCTTTTTATCCTTTGGATGGTTAGTTGGAACTATATTCATTGCTAAATACGGAATTTATTATAAAAAGGGACTTTTGCTTATATTCGGAATATTTATGGATGGTATTACATACATCCCATTTATTTTTATAAAGAATTATTATCTTGCTCTTCTTATGATTTTAATTCATGGTTTCTTTATATCTTTTATAACTGTTCCAAGAACAACCCTCATACAGGAATATGTTCCTGAAAGGTTCATTGCAAGGGTTTTTTCAATGATTCAATTAACTGTTATAGGATTTATGGCTCTTTCTTCACTCTTAACAGGAATTTTAGGAGAATTTCTTTTGCCTCCTCTTCTTTTTTTAATAGGAGGTTCAGGGGGTGCTTTAACAGGTCTTTTTGCCTTTTTCTTTTTTAAAACACTTAAGAAAATTTAG
- a CDS encoding TerC/Alx family metal homeostasis membrane protein, producing the protein MTESIWVWIIFLSFVIFALMVDLGVFHRRAHILSFKEALFFSLFWVSISLLINFIVLLLWGNQKALEFLTGYLIELSLSADNIFVFALIFNYFNVPKENRHRVLFWGILGAIFMRLFFILTGVALLKKFHFFIYVLGIIVIVSGINLMRRKKEEIHPEKNPVLIFFKKFFPFTTNYHGQKFFVRINSKFMLTPLFIVLVAIETTDIVFAVDSVPAILAITRDAFIVFTSNICAILGLRSFYFLLENLMNLFIYLDKGLAIILIFIGIKMLISEFYKIHTGIALLFVLFILFISIFLSLVKGKNSVKSL; encoded by the coding sequence ATGACTGAAAGTATTTGGGTGTGGATAATTTTTTTGTCTTTTGTTATTTTCGCACTAATGGTCGACCTCGGGGTTTTTCACAGAAGAGCACATATTCTCTCCTTTAAAGAAGCGCTTTTTTTCAGCCTCTTCTGGGTTTCAATATCACTTTTAATTAATTTTATCGTTCTTTTATTATGGGGAAATCAAAAAGCCCTTGAATTCTTAACAGGTTACCTTATTGAATTATCCCTTTCTGCTGATAACATTTTTGTTTTTGCTCTTATTTTTAATTATTTTAATGTCCCAAAAGAAAATAGACACAGAGTTTTATTCTGGGGAATTCTTGGAGCAATTTTTATGAGGCTTTTCTTTATTTTAACAGGTGTTGCTTTACTAAAAAAATTCCATTTTTTTATTTATGTTCTTGGTATTATTGTAATTGTTTCAGGAATAAATTTAATGAGAAGAAAAAAAGAAGAAATACATCCAGAAAAAAATCCTGTTTTAATTTTTTTTAAAAAATTTTTCCCTTTTACCACAAATTATCATGGCCAAAAATTTTTTGTCAGAATTAATTCTAAATTTATGTTAACCCCTTTATTTATTGTTCTTGTTGCTATTGAAACAACAGATATTGTATTCGCAGTTGATTCTGTTCCTGCCATACTTGCAATAACGAGAGATGCTTTTATAGTTTTTACATCAAATATTTGTGCAATTCTCGGACTCAGATCCTTTTATTTTTTACTTGAGAATTTAATGAATTTATTCATATATCTTGACAAGGGACTCGCTATTATACTCATTTTCATAGGTATTAAAATGCTTATAAGTGAATTTTATAAAATACATACAGGTATTGCCCTTTTATTTGTGCTTTTTATACTTTTTATTTCCATATTTTTATCCCTCGTTAAAGGAAAAAATTCCGTAAAATCCTTATAA
- a CDS encoding radical SAM protein, which produces MKKFIYEKPINVYFESTIACDLKCKHCRAEAIPERSPFELKTEEVKNLMDDIKNMGSHLVISGGDPLKREDLFELLLYAKNIKLPVAVTPTTSPLATYEKIKKMKELSIYALGISLDGPDKNTQDSFRGVNGTFENSMNVLNYAKELSIKVQVNTTCTRETIDRIKEIYYLLLKNFSPPVNRWSIFFLVPVGRGAELELPSKREIENLLLFLYEKSKEAPFHITTTEAPFYKVFYFLKEMEEGKKFEEIMMDSRKMGLGVRDGNGVIFVSYKGDIYPAGFLPLKLGNVKENKLSYVYKNHEILKNLRNTDLLKGKCGICYFKDMCGGSRARAYTMKGDYLEEDPVCIFDEEFLKKLKAKFS; this is translated from the coding sequence ATGAAAAAATTTATATATGAAAAACCTATAAATGTTTATTTTGAGTCAACAATAGCCTGCGACCTTAAATGTAAACACTGCAGAGCAGAAGCAATACCTGAAAGATCACCCTTTGAACTTAAAACAGAAGAGGTAAAAAATTTAATGGATGATATAAAAAATATGGGCTCTCATCTTGTTATTTCAGGAGGTGACCCTTTAAAAAGAGAAGACTTATTTGAACTTCTTCTTTATGCAAAAAATATTAAACTTCCAGTTGCAGTTACACCTACCACATCACCCCTTGCCACTTATGAAAAGATTAAGAAAATGAAGGAATTATCAATATATGCCCTTGGAATAAGCCTTGATGGTCCGGATAAAAACACCCAGGACTCCTTCAGGGGTGTTAATGGAACTTTTGAAAATTCAATGAATGTTTTAAATTATGCAAAGGAACTTTCAATAAAAGTCCAGGTTAATACAACTTGCACAAGGGAAACTATAGATAGAATAAAGGAAATTTATTATCTTCTTTTAAAAAACTTTTCACCACCTGTTAATAGATGGAGTATTTTTTTTCTCGTACCTGTGGGGAGAGGTGCTGAACTTGAATTACCTTCAAAAAGAGAAATTGAAAATTTACTTTTATTTTTATACGAAAAATCAAAGGAAGCACCTTTTCATATAACAACAACTGAAGCCCCTTTTTATAAGGTCTTCTATTTTTTAAAGGAAATGGAAGAAGGGAAAAAATTTGAAGAAATAATGATGGATTCAAGAAAAATGGGTTTAGGAGTAAGAGATGGTAATGGGGTTATTTTTGTTTCCTATAAGGGAGATATTTATCCTGCTGGTTTTTTACCTTTAAAACTTGGAAATGTTAAAGAAAATAAATTATCCTATGTTTATAAAAACCATGAAATTTTGAAGAATTTAAGAAACACAGACCTTTTAAAGGGTAAATGTGGTATTTGTTATTTCAAAGATATGTGCGGTGGTTCAAGAGCAAGAGCTTACACAATGAAAGGTGATTACCTTGAGGAAGATCCTGTATGTATTTTTGATGAAGAATTTTTAAAAAAATTAAAAGCTAAATTTTCTTAA
- a CDS encoding DUF2089 domain-containing protein, producing MKKNILTRCPVCNSELKIKRYYCPECKTEIEGDFYFSPILNLSSSDLEFLILFLKTRGNLSELAKVMGVSYPTVRTRFEEFLKNIGIESEKEEKNKISEILDSLYKGEISVEQAIDKIKGK from the coding sequence ATGAAAAAAAATATACTTACAAGGTGTCCTGTATGTAATTCAGAATTGAAAATAAAAAGATATTACTGTCCTGAATGTAAAACAGAAATAGAAGGAGATTTTTATTTTTCGCCTATACTTAATCTCAGTTCAAGTGATTTAGAATTTTTGATTTTATTTTTAAAAACAAGGGGAAATCTGTCGGAACTCGCAAAAGTAATGGGTGTATCTTATCCCACTGTAAGGACAAGATTTGAAGAGTTTCTGAAAAATATAGGAATTGAAAGTGAAAAGGAAGAGAAAAATAAGATATCAGAAATTCTTGATAGTCTCTATAAAGGTGAAATAAGTGTTGAACAGGCTATAGATAAAATAAAAGGAAAATAA
- the metG gene encoding methionine--tRNA ligase — MEKILVTSALPYANGPLHLGHIAGCYLPADIYVRYLRMKNKKVIHICGTDEHGVPITISAEKEKKTPRELVDYYYEVIKNSFEKLSISFDYFGRTTREHHKTLSQNFFLKIYEKGYIEKREEKNYYCENCKRFLPDRYIEGICPYCKSEGARGDQCETCGRWLETFELLEPKCKICGGTPYLKDTFNYYFLLPKLKNELEKWLEKKENWKDFVRNFALSWVREGLKARSITRDLSWGVPVPLEEAKEKVLYVWFDAPIGYISITQEWAEKNFENWEEWWKNSDTKLVHFLGKDNIVFHAVIWPAMLIAHGEFILPSEIPANQYLLMKGGKMSTSRGAALWLDDFLKKYHPDYIRFGISRVLPETKDSDFIVNDFERDCDTYLANDIGNLVSRIFKLFEKYFNNRVPQKGKEGERENRLWSIVREKIIRIEEYFENFKFRQALQEIIEISQEVNRYIDFSKPWDVLKGDKVSGGKVIYNSLKAIKLLSSLLYPFLPLTMKVLRDSFNLKEPSWDEIKEIHLEEGEILKTPPILFPRIKEKVEKEVISEEKEEFITYEEFRKVKLVVGKVLEVYDIKGADKLYKLEVDTGDRVRTIVAGIKESYSKEELKGKNVIIVSNLEPRKIKGVISEGMLLAVEDKSGKITILTTEKDTEPGLLVL, encoded by the coding sequence ATGGAAAAAATACTTGTAACATCTGCTTTACCCTATGCTAATGGCCCGCTTCATTTAGGACATATTGCAGGATGTTATTTACCCGCTGATATATATGTAAGGTATTTGAGAATGAAAAATAAAAAAGTAATTCATATATGTGGGACTGATGAACATGGTGTTCCGATCACTATAAGTGCTGAAAAAGAGAAAAAAACTCCACGCGAACTTGTTGATTACTATTATGAGGTAATAAAAAATTCTTTTGAAAAACTTTCTATCTCCTTTGATTACTTTGGTAGGACTACAAGAGAACACCATAAAACTCTTTCTCAGAATTTTTTCTTAAAAATTTATGAAAAAGGGTATATAGAAAAAAGGGAAGAAAAAAATTATTATTGTGAAAACTGTAAAAGATTTTTACCGGATAGATACATTGAAGGAATATGTCCCTATTGCAAATCAGAAGGAGCAAGAGGTGATCAGTGCGAAACATGTGGAAGATGGCTTGAAACCTTTGAACTCCTTGAACCAAAATGTAAAATATGTGGTGGAACTCCTTATTTAAAAGATACCTTTAATTATTACTTTTTATTACCAAAATTAAAAAATGAACTTGAAAAATGGTTAGAGAAAAAGGAAAACTGGAAGGATTTTGTTAGAAATTTTGCTTTATCCTGGGTAAGGGAGGGTTTAAAGGCACGTTCAATAACAAGGGATTTATCCTGGGGTGTTCCTGTTCCCCTTGAGGAAGCTAAAGAAAAAGTTTTATATGTCTGGTTTGATGCTCCTATTGGTTACATATCTATTACTCAGGAATGGGCAGAGAAAAATTTTGAAAACTGGGAGGAATGGTGGAAAAATAGTGATACCAAACTCGTTCATTTTCTTGGTAAGGATAACATTGTTTTTCATGCTGTAATATGGCCAGCAATGCTTATTGCTCATGGTGAATTCATTCTTCCCTCAGAGATACCTGCAAATCAGTATTTACTAATGAAAGGTGGTAAAATGTCCACTTCAAGGGGAGCTGCTTTATGGCTTGATGATTTTTTAAAGAAATATCATCCTGATTACATAAGATTTGGAATTTCAAGGGTTTTACCTGAAACAAAGGACTCAGATTTCATAGTTAATGATTTTGAAAGGGATTGTGATACTTATCTTGCAAATGATATAGGAAACCTTGTTTCAAGGATTTTTAAATTATTTGAAAAATATTTTAATAACAGGGTTCCACAAAAAGGAAAGGAGGGAGAAAGGGAAAATAGATTGTGGAGTATTGTAAGGGAAAAAATTATAAGAATTGAAGAATATTTTGAAAATTTCAAATTCAGACAGGCCTTACAGGAGATAATAGAAATAAGTCAGGAAGTAAATAGATACATAGACTTCTCTAAACCATGGGATGTTTTAAAAGGGGATAAAGTTTCTGGAGGGAAAGTAATTTACAATTCACTTAAAGCAATAAAACTTTTATCTTCGCTTTTGTATCCATTTTTACCATTAACAATGAAAGTTTTGAGAGATTCCTTTAATTTAAAAGAACCTTCTTGGGATGAAATTAAAGAGATACATTTAGAGGAAGGTGAAATTTTAAAAACACCACCTATTTTATTTCCAAGAATTAAAGAAAAAGTTGAAAAAGAGGTTATTAGTGAGGAAAAGGAGGAATTTATAACATATGAAGAATTCAGAAAGGTAAAACTTGTTGTTGGAAAAGTCCTCGAAGTTTATGATATAAAGGGAGCAGATAAGTTATATAAACTTGAGGTAGATACAGGAGATAGGGTAAGAACAATTGTTGCAGGTATAAAGGAAAGTTACAGTAAGGAAGAATTAAAGGGAAAGAATGTTATAATAGTTTCAAATTTAGAACCGAGGAAAATAAAGGGGGTAATTTCAGAGGGGATGCTTTTAGCAGTTGAGGATAAAAGTGGAAAAATTACTATTTTAACAACTGAGAAAGATACTGAACCGGGTCTTTTAGTGCTTTAA
- a CDS encoding CocE/NonD family hydrolase, with translation MGLTKLLISINLFSYTVDTVMVQMRDGVNLVTEICYPWWYQYFPEPSTVLISRTPYPRDQILSNELRTLICDIFNYVLVIQSVRGYQGSQGFPTVFLTDGWGELRDGYDLVEWVKNQSFCNGNIGTFGPSALGITQYMLSGVVHPNLKTLIPWIACHNMYFYAAFPGGEFRKALVENWLNGIGTPFLIDSVCNHPFYDPLWKKLNLNTRLDSIIYPMFHFAGWFDIFLESQIEAFEKINFLGNNFARGKQKLIIGPWGHQTFGQKTQGDLTFPGNADWISNLKVANLQFTWFDYYLKGEINDPDDSFLIFGPRVEFYLMGDVNYPDTTLFNRWYYSDTFPPKGVKYYKFYLHSDFSLTLNPPDLGDTYSSYISRPWDPVPTIGGNEFIGIPGDAYGPKDISSILSRSDVLVFTSPLLDTSYAVVGRPVMVLYASSDALDTDFAIRLADVYPDGRTILIQDNILKARFRHGFENEELLIPNQIDTFYIPLWSTAYVFNKNHRIRIVISSTNYPRFEVNPQTGAPFMRNDPNQVEATNTVYMNSTFPSHILLPLMWPHPVYVKEKEIPDKYDIKFKTLSKGDKDLLIMKEKLPSNTEMELFDIKGSKISLEKSLKSGIYFVLIKNKQIRKNSKIIYLK, from the coding sequence ATGGGATTAACAAAATTATTAATATCAATAAATTTATTCTCCTATACAGTTGACACGGTTATGGTTCAAATGAGGGATGGTGTAAATCTTGTAACTGAAATCTGTTACCCCTGGTGGTATCAATACTTTCCTGAGCCTTCGACAGTTTTAATTTCAAGAACACCTTATCCAAGAGATCAGATATTAAGTAATGAACTTAGAACCCTCATATGTGATATTTTTAATTATGTTCTTGTCATTCAAAGTGTAAGGGGTTATCAGGGATCTCAAGGTTTCCCGACAGTTTTCTTAACCGATGGATGGGGTGAATTGAGGGATGGATACGATTTAGTTGAATGGGTTAAAAACCAATCCTTCTGCAACGGAAATATTGGAACTTTTGGACCTTCTGCACTTGGAATAACTCAATATATGTTATCAGGTGTTGTGCATCCAAATTTAAAAACTCTTATACCCTGGATTGCCTGTCATAATATGTATTTTTATGCTGCTTTTCCGGGTGGTGAATTCAGAAAAGCCCTTGTTGAAAACTGGTTAAACGGTATAGGAACACCTTTTTTAATTGACTCTGTATGTAACCACCCTTTTTATGATCCTCTCTGGAAAAAGCTTAATCTTAATACCCGTCTTGATTCAATAATTTATCCAATGTTTCATTTTGCTGGTTGGTTTGATATATTCCTTGAGTCACAAATTGAAGCCTTTGAAAAAATAAACTTTCTCGGTAATAACTTCGCAAGAGGAAAACAGAAACTTATAATAGGACCTTGGGGACACCAGACTTTTGGACAAAAAACTCAGGGAGATTTAACTTTCCCAGGCAATGCAGACTGGATTTCAAACCTTAAAGTAGCTAACTTACAGTTCACATGGTTTGATTATTATTTAAAGGGAGAGATTAATGACCCTGATGACTCTTTTTTGATATTCGGACCAAGGGTTGAATTTTATTTAATGGGAGATGTCAATTACCCTGATACAACTTTATTTAACAGATGGTATTACTCTGATACCTTCCCACCAAAAGGGGTCAAATACTACAAATTTTATCTTCATTCTGATTTTTCCCTTACCTTAAATCCACCTGATTTAGGTGATACTTATTCCTCTTATATTTCAAGACCCTGGGATCCTGTTCCAACAATCGGTGGAAATGAGTTTATAGGAATACCTGGTGATGCTTACGGTCCAAAGGATATTTCATCAATTCTCTCAAGAAGCGATGTTTTAGTTTTTACAAGTCCTTTACTTGACACTTCCTATGCTGTTGTTGGTAGACCAGTTATGGTTCTCTATGCTTCTTCTGATGCCCTTGACACTGATTTTGCTATTAGATTAGCCGATGTTTACCCTGACGGAAGAACAATACTTATACAGGATAATATTTTAAAAGCAAGGTTTAGACACGGTTTTGAAAATGAAGAGCTACTTATTCCTAACCAAATTGACACATTTTATATTCCCCTTTGGAGCACTGCTTATGTATTCAACAAAAATCACAGAATTAGAATAGTAATTTCTTCAACAAATTATCCAAGATTTGAAGTTAATCCACAAACAGGTGCTCCCTTTATGAGAAATGATCCTAACCAGGTAGAGGCAACAAATACGGTATATATGAATAGCACTTTTCCATCACATATTCTACTGCCCCTAATGTGGCCTCATCCTGTTTATGTAAAGGAAAAAGAAATTCCTGATAAGTATGATATAAAATTTAAAACATTATCAAAAGGTGATAAAGATCTGTTAATTATGAAAGAGAAACTTCCTTCAAACACTGAAATGGAACTTTTTGATATAAAGGGTTCAAAAATCTCTCTTGAAAAAAGTTTAAAATCAGGAATTTATTTTGTTCTTATAAAAAATAAACAAATAAGAAAAAATTCTAAAATTATATATTTAAAATAA
- a CDS encoding mechanosensitive ion channel family protein: MNEKVFNLILAALIIFVTAIFIKILNLNIRKILKNKLEKQELILIERIVKYGLFIIVIISILPLLGFNISGLLVAGGILSVAIGFSSQKIISNLLSGILLILEKPIKIGDEVEIEGITGFVEDISIISTVIKTYDGPYVRIPNERVFTSNITNFNKNSIRRIEYRIGISYKEDTDRTINIIESLLQKNTFVLKEPKPEVFVSSLGGNSIEIKIRFWAPTKTWYETKKKMLLEIKRELESKGIEIPYPQRILYLEEKTFKKEENKR, from the coding sequence ATGAATGAAAAAGTCTTTAATTTAATTCTTGCAGCTCTAATTATATTTGTTACAGCTATTTTTATAAAAATTTTAAATCTCAATATAAGAAAAATCCTGAAAAATAAACTTGAAAAACAGGAATTAATTTTAATTGAGAGAATTGTTAAATATGGACTTTTTATTATTGTTATAATTTCTATTTTACCTCTTTTAGGTTTTAATATTTCTGGACTTCTTGTTGCAGGAGGAATTTTAAGCGTTGCAATTGGTTTTTCCAGCCAAAAAATTATTTCAAATCTCTTATCAGGAATTTTGCTTATACTTGAAAAACCCATTAAAATAGGTGACGAAGTAGAAATAGAAGGAATAACAGGTTTTGTAGAGGATATAAGTATAATATCAACAGTAATCAAAACTTACGATGGTCCTTATGTCAGGATCCCGAATGAAAGGGTTTTTACTTCAAACATAACAAATTTTAATAAAAATTCTATAAGAAGAATTGAGTATAGAATTGGAATAAGTTATAAAGAGGATACGGATAGAACCATCAACATTATTGAAAGTTTACTCCAAAAAAATACATTTGTTCTCAAGGAACCAAAACCAGAAGTTTTTGTTTCCAGTTTGGGTGGAAATTCAATTGAAATAAAAATAAGATTCTGGGCACCTACCAAGACCTGGTATGAAACAAAGAAAAAAATGCTTTTAGAAATTAAAAGAGAACTTGAAAGTAAAGGAATTGAAATTCCCTATCCCCAGAGAATTTTATATTTAGAAGAAAAAACTTTTAAAAAAGAGGAAAATAAAAGATGA